From the Misgurnus anguillicaudatus chromosome 17, ASM2758022v2, whole genome shotgun sequence genome, one window contains:
- the itm2bb gene encoding integral membrane protein 2Bb isoform X1 — protein sequence MVKVSFNTALAQKDPKKDSESLIPVQDPEAAAFLHQQSRVWCLCFCLGLALVLSGLVVGGAYLFKYYVQEDHDGLEVYPAFQSTDMERFYCRVGYMDGDYEMNEEMDDDMQLMYMEENVTFMEDDEVEFIRVPVPEFRESDPADIVHDFSKMLTAYLDLDLNKCYIITLNTSIVMPPKSFQEFLVNINAGTYLPQSYMVHEEMLVTEKLESTSELGPYINNLCNGKDMYRLQRRDTILGMQKREALNCHKIRHFENKFVVETMICEP from the exons ATGGTCAAAGTGTCTTTTAACACGGCTCTCGCTCAAAAGGATCCAAAAAAGGACAGTGAAAGTCTCATTCCTGTTCAG GATCCAGAGGCAGCAGCTTTTCTGCATCAGCAGTCTAGGGTGTGGTGCTTGTGCTTCTGTCTGGGATTGGCTCTCGTGCTCTCAGGTTTAGTGGTGGGCGGAGCTTACCTGTTTAAGTACTATGTGCAGGAG GATCATGACGGTCTGGAGGTTTACCCAGCATTTCAAAGCACAGACATG GAGAGATTTTACTGTAGGGTGGGATACATGGATGGAGATTATGAGATGAACGAGGAGATGGATGATGATATGCAGCTGATGTATATGGAAGAGAATGTGACCTTTATGGAGGATGATGAGGTTGAATTTATTAGAGTTCCAGTCCCTGAGTTCAGAGAGAGCGACCCAGCTGATATCGTGCATGACTTCAGTAAG ATGCTGACTGCATATCTGGATCTGGATCTGAACAAGTGCTACATCATTACTCTGAACACCTCGATCGTCATGCCACCCAAGAGCTTTCAAGAGTTTCTGGTCAACATTAAT GCAGGGACCTATCTTCCTCAGTCTTATATGGTGCATGAAGAGATGTTGGTTACGGAGAAGTTGGAGAGCACCAGTGAACTGGGTCCTTACATCAATAACCTATGCAATGGCAAAGACATGTACAGACTGCAGCGCAGAGACACAATACTGG GCATGCAGAAGCGTGAAGCTCTTAACTGTCACAAGATTCGTCACTTTGAAAACAAGTTTGTTGTGGAGACCATGATCTGCGAACCATGA
- the med4 gene encoding mediator of RNA polymerase II transcription subunit 4, giving the protein MRRTRTVMAAAEKPTKEKLLSTLDDMEVLSRELIEMLALTRTQKLPQPGEDTQILELLVQRDKEFQELMQTAVEQGRVHQEMQTLEKEVEKRDSDIQQLQKQLKEAEHILATAVYQAKEKLKSIEKARKGSISSEEIIKYAHRISASNAVCAPLNWVPGDPRRPYPTDLEMRSGMLGHMSNMSTNGVNGHLPGDALAAGRLPDVLTPQYPWQSTDVSMGILPPHHGNDFGLEPPGHNKENEDDVEAMSTDSSSSSSDSD; this is encoded by the exons ATGAGACGAACACGAACAGTCATGGCGGCGGCAGAGAAACCTACGAAAGAAAAGCTGTTGTCCACTCTGGATGATATGGAAGTTTTATCCAG AGAGCTTATAGAGATGCTGGCACTGACCAGGACACAGAAACTGCCTCAACCTGGAGAGGACACACAG ATTTTGGAGCTCTTGGTACAGCGAGACAAAGAGTTTCAGGAGTTAATGCAGACGGCGGTAGAACAGGGCCGAGTGCACCAGGAGATGCAAACACTGGAGAAAGAGGTTGAGAAGAGAGACAGTGACATTCAACAGCTCCAGAAACAACTCAAAGAGGCAGAACACATACTG GCCACTGCTGTCTATCAAGCCAAAGAGAAACTGAAGTCTATTGAAAAGGCCAGAAAAG gGAGTATCTCTTCAGAGGAAATCATTAAGTATGCTCACAGGATCAGTGCCAGTAATGCAGTGTGTGCTCCTCTAAACTGGGTCCCAG gtgACCCTCGCAGGCCGTACCCGACTGACCTCGAGATGCGCAGTGGGATGCTTGGTCACATGAGCAACATGTCAACCAATGGGGTGAATGGACACCTGCCAGGAGACGCATTGGCTGCTGGGAGATTACCAG ATGTTCTAACCCCTCAGTATCCTTGGCAGTCTACTGATGTTTCCATGGGGATTCTGCCTCCTCACCATGGCAACGATTTTGGCCTAGAGCCACCTGGTCATAACAAAGAAAATGAGGATGATGTCGAGGCCATGTCAACAGATTCCTCCAGCAGCAGCAGTGACTCAgattga
- the itm2bb gene encoding integral membrane protein 2Bb isoform X2, whose translation MVKVSFNTALAQKDPKKDSESLIPVQDPEAAAFLHQQSRVWCLCFCLGLALVLSGLVVGGAYLFKYYVQEERFYCRVGYMDGDYEMNEEMDDDMQLMYMEENVTFMEDDEVEFIRVPVPEFRESDPADIVHDFSKMLTAYLDLDLNKCYIITLNTSIVMPPKSFQEFLVNINAGTYLPQSYMVHEEMLVTEKLESTSELGPYINNLCNGKDMYRLQRRDTILGMQKREALNCHKIRHFENKFVVETMICEP comes from the exons ATGGTCAAAGTGTCTTTTAACACGGCTCTCGCTCAAAAGGATCCAAAAAAGGACAGTGAAAGTCTCATTCCTGTTCAG GATCCAGAGGCAGCAGCTTTTCTGCATCAGCAGTCTAGGGTGTGGTGCTTGTGCTTCTGTCTGGGATTGGCTCTCGTGCTCTCAGGTTTAGTGGTGGGCGGAGCTTACCTGTTTAAGTACTATGTGCAGGAG GAGAGATTTTACTGTAGGGTGGGATACATGGATGGAGATTATGAGATGAACGAGGAGATGGATGATGATATGCAGCTGATGTATATGGAAGAGAATGTGACCTTTATGGAGGATGATGAGGTTGAATTTATTAGAGTTCCAGTCCCTGAGTTCAGAGAGAGCGACCCAGCTGATATCGTGCATGACTTCAGTAAG ATGCTGACTGCATATCTGGATCTGGATCTGAACAAGTGCTACATCATTACTCTGAACACCTCGATCGTCATGCCACCCAAGAGCTTTCAAGAGTTTCTGGTCAACATTAAT GCAGGGACCTATCTTCCTCAGTCTTATATGGTGCATGAAGAGATGTTGGTTACGGAGAAGTTGGAGAGCACCAGTGAACTGGGTCCTTACATCAATAACCTATGCAATGGCAAAGACATGTACAGACTGCAGCGCAGAGACACAATACTGG GCATGCAGAAGCGTGAAGCTCTTAACTGTCACAAGATTCGTCACTTTGAAAACAAGTTTGTTGTGGAGACCATGATCTGCGAACCATGA